The proteins below are encoded in one region of Mycolicibacterium neworleansense:
- a CDS encoding TetR/AcrR family transcriptional regulator: MRSVDDRTAMARIRDAAIEQYGQHGFTVGLRTIAEAAGVSAALVIHHFGSKEGLRKACDAYVAEVVREAKTESMHSADPATWMAQMAEIESYAPLMAYLVRSMQSGSELAKTFWRTMVDNAKEYLEEGVRTGVLKPSHDADARARFLAISSGGSFLLYLQMHDDPTDLRRVLRDYGEDMMLPALEVYTQGLMTDSTMYDAFLHQREQGIPFSPAPTADSKETA; this comes from the coding sequence ATGCGTTCAGTCGATGATCGAACAGCGATGGCCCGGATTCGCGACGCCGCGATCGAGCAGTACGGCCAACACGGCTTCACGGTGGGGCTGCGCACGATCGCCGAGGCCGCCGGCGTCAGCGCCGCCCTGGTGATCCATCACTTCGGCTCCAAGGAAGGGCTGCGCAAGGCATGCGACGCCTATGTGGCCGAGGTGGTGCGCGAGGCCAAGACCGAGTCGATGCACAGCGCCGACCCGGCGACCTGGATGGCCCAGATGGCCGAGATCGAGTCGTACGCACCGCTGATGGCCTATCTGGTCCGCAGCATGCAGTCCGGCAGCGAGCTGGCGAAGACGTTCTGGCGCACCATGGTCGACAACGCCAAGGAGTACCTCGAAGAGGGCGTGCGCACCGGCGTGCTCAAGCCCAGCCATGACGCGGACGCGCGGGCCAGGTTCCTCGCGATCTCGAGCGGCGGCTCGTTCCTGCTCTACCTGCAGATGCACGACGACCCGACCGATCTGCGACGGGTGCTGCGTGACTACGGCGAGGACATGATGCTGCCCGCCCTTGAGGTCTACACCCAGGGCCTGATGACCGACTCCACGATGTACGACGCGTTCCTGCACCAACGTGAACAAGGCATCCCGTTCAGCCCGGCACCCACGGCCGACTCCAAGGAGACAGCGTGA
- a CDS encoding ABC transporter ATP-binding protein: protein MKNSVEIRGLSKSFGRTKALDGLNLTVSPGDVTGFLGPNGAGKSTAIRILLGLLRSDGGTVRLLGGDPWHDAVALHRRIAYVPGDVTLWPNLTGMQAIDFLCRLRGNGVDTRRRDELIERFELDPHKKARTYSKGNRQKVAIVAAFSCHSELYILDEPTSGLDPLMEQAFQQCVAEVARQGAAILLSSHILAEVEKLCDNVTIIRSGRTVRSGTLAELRHLMRTKVVARTRSDGRALQNTPYVHDFTSRNGTVSFSVDRNDLEFALEHLTDLGIQDLTVAPASLEDMFLREYQGVGR, encoded by the coding sequence GTGAAGAACTCCGTCGAAATCCGCGGACTCTCAAAGTCTTTCGGGCGCACCAAAGCCCTGGATGGATTGAACCTGACCGTCTCCCCCGGTGACGTCACGGGCTTCCTCGGACCCAACGGCGCAGGCAAGTCCACCGCCATCCGGATACTGCTGGGCCTGCTTCGCTCCGACGGGGGCACCGTGCGGTTGCTGGGCGGCGACCCCTGGCACGACGCGGTCGCGCTGCACCGCCGGATCGCCTACGTCCCCGGCGATGTCACGTTGTGGCCCAACCTGACCGGCATGCAGGCCATCGACTTCCTGTGCCGGCTGCGCGGCAACGGCGTCGACACCCGGCGCCGTGATGAACTGATCGAGCGGTTCGAGCTGGACCCGCACAAGAAGGCCCGCACGTACTCCAAGGGCAACCGGCAGAAGGTCGCCATCGTCGCGGCGTTCAGCTGCCATTCCGAGCTGTACATTCTCGACGAACCGACCTCCGGCCTGGATCCGTTGATGGAACAGGCATTTCAGCAATGCGTTGCCGAGGTGGCGCGCCAGGGCGCCGCGATCCTGCTGTCCAGCCACATCCTGGCCGAGGTGGAAAAGCTGTGTGACAACGTGACGATCATCCGGTCCGGACGCACAGTGCGTTCGGGAACCCTGGCCGAGTTGCGCCACCTCATGCGCACCAAGGTCGTCGCACGCACCCGCTCCGACGGTCGGGCGCTGCAGAACACCCCCTACGTTCACGACTTCACCAGCCGCAACGGCACCGTGAGCTTCTCGGTCGACCGCAACGACCTTGAGTTCGCCCTCGAGCACCTGACCGATCTGGGCATCCAGGATCTCACCGTCGCGCCGGCCTCCCTGGAGGACATGTTCCTGCGGGAGTACCAGGGGGTGGGCCGATGA
- the sigE gene encoding RNA polymerase sigma factor SigE — protein MEHGARWRTAQHTEDGKRNNEVISRVELSEICDQEDPTSANAVTLNPAQHAPVSMAHLEQYNSGEWVEPSDELTGTAVFDATGDQAAMPSWDELVRQHADRVYRLAYRLSGNQHDAEDLTQETFIRVFRSVQNYQPGTFEGWLHRITTNLFLDMVRRRGRIRMEALPEDYDRVPADDPNPEQIYHDSRLGADLQAALDSLAPEFRAAVVLCDIEGLSYEEIGATLGVKLGTVRSRIHRGRQALREYLAKNSPETAKSA, from the coding sequence ATGGAACACGGCGCCCGCTGGCGCACTGCCCAGCACACCGAAGACGGTAAGCGGAATAACGAAGTCATCAGTCGTGTTGAGCTGAGTGAAATCTGTGATCAGGAGGATCCGACGAGCGCGAACGCTGTCACCTTGAACCCCGCCCAGCACGCCCCGGTGTCAATGGCACATCTGGAGCAGTACAACTCCGGCGAATGGGTCGAGCCGTCCGACGAATTGACCGGTACTGCCGTCTTCGATGCCACCGGCGATCAGGCCGCCATGCCGTCATGGGACGAGCTGGTGCGTCAGCACGCCGACCGGGTGTACCGCCTGGCCTACCGGCTCTCGGGTAACCAGCACGATGCCGAGGACCTGACGCAGGAAACCTTCATCCGGGTGTTCCGCTCGGTGCAGAACTACCAGCCCGGAACCTTCGAGGGCTGGTTGCACCGCATCACCACCAACCTGTTCCTCGACATGGTCCGCCGTCGTGGCCGCATCCGGATGGAAGCGCTGCCCGAGGACTACGACCGGGTGCCGGCCGACGACCCGAACCCCGAGCAGATCTACCACGACTCGCGGTTGGGGGCCGATCTTCAGGCCGCCCTGGATTCCCTGGCGCCCGAATTCCGCGCCGCGGTGGTCCTGTGTGACATCGAGGGTCTGTCCTACGAGGAGATCGGCGCCACGCTGGGTGTGAAGCTCGGCACCGTCCGCAGCCGTATTCACCGTGGTCGGCAGGCACTGCGCGAGTATCTGGCCAAGAACTCGCCGGAAACCGCCAAATCCGCCTAG
- a CDS encoding lysophospholipid acyltransferase family protein, whose product MSVTKIDEIMNQPSHVQTLRRAVEAVADGVDPLVNLYRPYVDGLENLPRDGRFLLVGNHTQFGTETLLIPYVVRREIGMRVRPLTDRRFGDMPRPVSDVMAACGAVVGSPEGAGELMAHDEPVMVFPGGGREIGKFKGEQYKLRWEGRAGFARVAIEHGYPIVPVALVGGDDVYVGVTTRDHWLGRLSQSIGEKLTGQRDMAVPLVRGIGPTLIPRPQRMYLRFAEPIGTAKPARTTDARWVATVKERTQESLEQSLGGLLTLRAEDPYRELNPLAWRNATRSG is encoded by the coding sequence ATGTCCGTCACCAAGATCGACGAGATCATGAACCAACCCAGCCACGTCCAGACCCTGCGCCGCGCGGTGGAAGCCGTCGCCGACGGCGTCGACCCCCTGGTCAATCTCTACCGGCCCTACGTGGACGGCCTGGAGAACCTGCCCCGCGACGGCCGGTTCCTATTGGTGGGCAACCACACCCAGTTCGGTACCGAGACCCTGTTGATCCCCTACGTGGTGCGCCGCGAGATCGGGATGCGGGTCAGGCCGCTGACCGACCGCCGATTCGGTGACATGCCGCGACCCGTCTCCGATGTGATGGCGGCCTGCGGAGCCGTCGTCGGATCCCCCGAGGGCGCCGGAGAACTCATGGCACACGACGAGCCTGTCATGGTGTTTCCCGGCGGCGGCCGCGAGATCGGCAAGTTCAAGGGCGAGCAGTACAAGCTGCGCTGGGAGGGTCGTGCCGGGTTCGCCCGCGTCGCCATCGAGCACGGTTACCCGATCGTTCCGGTCGCGCTGGTCGGCGGCGACGACGTGTACGTGGGCGTGACGACCCGCGACCACTGGCTCGGCCGGCTCAGCCAGTCGATCGGCGAGAAGCTGACCGGGCAGCGCGACATGGCCGTGCCGCTGGTCCGCGGCATCGGTCCCACTTTGATCCCGCGCCCCCAACGCATGTACCTGCGCTTCGCCGAGCCGATCGGCACCGCGAAGCCGGCGCGCACCACGGACGCCAGATGGGTGGCCACGGTGAAGGAACGCACTCAGGAATCGCTGGAACAGAGCCTGGGCGGGCTGCTGACCCTGCGTGCCGAGGATCCCTACCGCGAACTGAATCCACTGGCCTGGCGCAACGCGACCCGGAGCGGATAA
- a CDS encoding DUF4126 domain-containing protein, translated as MELLTGFGLATAAGLNAYIPLLALGLLSRFTHLVALPPGWSWLENGWVMAIVAVLLIVEVVADKIPALDSVNDTIQTFVRPTAGGIVFGSGTASQTAAVADPGAFAQSGQWIPVAIGAVTALVVSLTKSTVRPAANVATAGVAAPVLSTVEDVTSIGLVFVAILLPVLVLVALLALIWGAFRLWRWRRRRSEAKVGVNARTNAAPRPAAVDPWE; from the coding sequence ATGGAACTGTTGACCGGCTTCGGCCTGGCCACTGCGGCGGGGCTCAATGCCTATATCCCGTTGCTGGCCTTGGGCCTGCTGTCACGCTTCACCCATCTGGTGGCATTGCCGCCCGGGTGGTCCTGGCTGGAGAACGGCTGGGTGATGGCGATCGTCGCGGTGCTGCTGATCGTCGAAGTGGTCGCCGACAAGATCCCCGCTCTGGACTCCGTCAACGACACCATCCAGACGTTCGTCCGGCCGACCGCGGGCGGCATCGTGTTCGGGTCGGGCACCGCGTCGCAGACCGCCGCCGTCGCCGACCCGGGCGCGTTCGCGCAGTCCGGTCAATGGATTCCGGTGGCGATCGGCGCGGTCACCGCGCTGGTCGTGTCGTTGACCAAGTCCACGGTCAGACCCGCGGCCAACGTCGCCACCGCGGGGGTCGCGGCGCCCGTGCTCTCCACCGTCGAGGACGTCACGAGCATCGGGCTGGTGTTCGTCGCGATCCTGCTACCGGTGCTGGTGCTCGTTGCGCTGCTCGCCCTGATCTGGGGTGCCTTCCGGCTGTGGCGGTGGCGTAGGCGACGCAGTGAGGCCAAGGTCGGCGTCAACGCCCGCACCAATGCCGCGCCCCGACCTGCCGCGGTAGACCCCTGGGAGTGA
- a CDS encoding methyltransferase family protein: protein MKVGMQAAVSSVVGLAVFAVLVFAPAGTFDYWRGWVFIAVFAVATFVPSLYLALHDPAALRRRMQAGPTAETRPVQKFASAMAFLLLAVMIVTSALDYRFGWSAVPAVVSVLGDALVAIGLGIAMLVVIQNSYAAANVKVEAGQAVVSTGLYGLVRHPMYSGNVIMMIGLPLALGSYWALLLLIPGLALLALRISDEEKMLRTELDGYDEYTEKVGYRLLPYLW from the coding sequence ATGAAGGTCGGTATGCAGGCGGCCGTGTCGTCCGTCGTCGGCTTGGCGGTTTTCGCGGTCCTGGTGTTCGCACCGGCCGGCACATTCGACTACTGGCGGGGCTGGGTGTTCATCGCCGTGTTCGCCGTCGCCACGTTTGTGCCGAGCCTCTACCTCGCGCTGCACGATCCGGCGGCACTGCGGCGGCGGATGCAGGCCGGGCCGACCGCCGAGACGCGGCCGGTGCAGAAATTCGCCAGCGCGATGGCCTTCCTGTTGCTCGCGGTGATGATCGTGACCAGTGCGCTGGACTACCGGTTCGGGTGGTCGGCCGTACCCGCGGTCGTCTCGGTCCTGGGAGATGCGTTGGTGGCGATCGGGCTCGGCATCGCGATGCTCGTGGTCATCCAGAACAGCTACGCAGCCGCCAACGTCAAGGTGGAGGCCGGCCAGGCGGTGGTGTCGACGGGTTTGTACGGGCTGGTCCGGCATCCGATGTACTCCGGCAACGTGATCATGATGATCGGCCTGCCGTTGGCCCTCGGCTCGTACTGGGCACTGCTGTTGCTCATCCCGGGGTTGGCTCTGCTGGCGCTGCGTATCAGCGACGAGGAGAAGATGCTGCGCACCGAACTCGACGGGTACGACGAGTACACCGAAAAGGTCGGCTACCGGCTGTTGCCCTACCTCTGGTGA
- a CDS encoding methyltransferase family protein, with amino-acid sequence MKLALQTIGSGVLGLAFFAVALFWPAGTFHYWQAWVFIAVFMATTLIPSIYLAVRDPAALQRRLHGGPTAETRFVQKIVIWAVTGSAFAAFVLSALDHRFGWSSVPTAVVVLGNVVVAVGLVLAQAVVFQNSFAGASIRVEDEQQLVSTGLYGLVRHPMYFGAVLMMFGTPLALGSYWALLVSIASIPIFGLRIADEEKMLRAELDGYDEYIEKVRFRLLPYVW; translated from the coding sequence ATGAAACTCGCACTTCAGACGATCGGATCGGGCGTATTGGGCCTGGCGTTCTTCGCCGTGGCACTGTTCTGGCCGGCCGGCACGTTCCACTATTGGCAGGCATGGGTTTTCATCGCCGTATTCATGGCCACCACCCTGATACCGAGCATCTATCTCGCGGTCAGGGACCCTGCTGCCCTGCAACGACGGCTGCACGGTGGCCCGACCGCGGAAACGCGGTTCGTACAGAAAATCGTCATCTGGGCGGTCACCGGCTCGGCGTTCGCCGCGTTCGTCCTGAGCGCCCTCGACCACCGGTTCGGCTGGTCGAGCGTGCCGACCGCGGTGGTCGTCCTGGGCAACGTCGTGGTCGCGGTGGGGCTCGTACTGGCGCAGGCGGTGGTCTTCCAGAACAGCTTCGCCGGCGCCAGCATCCGGGTGGAGGACGAACAGCAGCTGGTATCGACGGGGCTCTACGGCCTGGTGCGTCACCCGATGTACTTCGGCGCCGTGTTGATGATGTTCGGCACTCCCCTGGCGCTCGGCTCCTACTGGGCCCTGCTCGTGTCGATCGCGTCGATACCGATCTTCGGGTTGCGGATCGCCGACGAGGAGAAGATGCTGCGGGCCGAACTCGACGGCTACGACGAGTACATCGAGAAGGTCCGCTTCCGGCTGTTGCCGTACGTGTGGTGA
- a CDS encoding O-methyltransferase, protein MVSSNPGRAEAIVTHAERSISEDEIVAAARERAEELGAGAVTPAVGALLSVLARLTGGRAVVEVGTGAGVSGLWLLSGMSDDGVLTTIDVEPEHQRIAKQGFNEAGVGPGRTRLISGRAQEVLTRLADESYDLVFIDAEPIDQPQFVAEGVRLLRPGGAIVLHRAALGGRAGDAAANDAEVSAVREAARLIAEDERLTPVLIPLGDGLLAAARD, encoded by the coding sequence ATGGTCAGCTCCAACCCCGGTCGCGCCGAAGCGATCGTCACGCATGCCGAACGGTCGATCTCCGAGGACGAGATCGTCGCGGCCGCGCGTGAGCGGGCCGAAGAACTCGGCGCGGGTGCGGTCACCCCGGCCGTCGGAGCGTTGCTGAGCGTGCTCGCCCGGCTCACCGGGGGCCGCGCGGTGGTCGAGGTCGGCACCGGGGCCGGCGTCAGCGGCTTGTGGCTGTTGTCCGGCATGAGCGACGACGGCGTACTCACCACGATCGACGTCGAACCCGAGCATCAGCGCATCGCCAAGCAGGGGTTCAACGAGGCCGGCGTCGGTCCCGGGCGGACCCGCCTGATCAGCGGACGCGCCCAGGAGGTGCTGACCCGCCTGGCCGACGAGTCCTACGACCTGGTGTTCATCGATGCCGAGCCGATCGACCAACCGCAGTTCGTGGCCGAGGGCGTGCGCCTGCTGCGCCCCGGCGGTGCGATCGTGCTGCACCGGGCCGCGCTGGGCGGCCGGGCCGGCGACGCCGCGGCCAATGATGCCGAGGTCAGCGCCGTACGCGAAGCGGCCCGGCTGATCGCCGAGGACGAGCGACTCACTCCGGTTCTGATTCCGCTGGGTGACGGCCTGCTGGCCGCCGCTCGCGACTGA
- the rseA gene encoding anti-sigma E factor RseA, producing MVDPGHVFRRAFSWLPAQFASQSDAPVGAPRQFGSTEHLSIEAIAAFVDGELRMSAHLRAAHHLSLCPDCAAEVDAQSQARAALRDSCPIAIPNSLLGLLSQIPHHSPQPSAEVGEQPQFADDPTRSRRKRR from the coding sequence ATGGTCGACCCGGGACACGTGTTCCGTCGGGCATTCTCCTGGTTGCCTGCGCAGTTCGCGTCGCAGAGCGATGCACCCGTGGGTGCACCGCGCCAGTTCGGTTCCACCGAACACCTCTCGATCGAGGCCATCGCGGCCTTCGTCGACGGTGAGCTGCGGATGAGCGCGCATTTGCGGGCCGCACATCATTTGTCCCTGTGCCCCGATTGCGCGGCCGAGGTCGATGCCCAGAGCCAGGCCCGCGCGGCATTGCGGGACTCCTGTCCGATAGCCATTCCGAACTCCCTGCTGGGTCTGTTGTCGCAGATACCGCACCACAGTCCGCAGCCTTCGGCCGAGGTCGGTGAACAGCCCCAGTTTGCTGATGACCCGACGCGGAGTCGGCGTAAGCGCCGGTAG
- the glgC gene encoding glucose-1-phosphate adenylyltransferase — protein MRELPHVLGIVLAGGEGKRLYPLTADRAKPAVPFGGAYRLIDFVLSNLVNARYLRICVLTQYKSHSLDRHISQNWRLSGLAGEYITPVPAQQRLGPRWYTGSADAIYQSLNLIYDEDPDYIIIFGADHVYRMDPEQMLRFHIDSGAGATVAGIRVPRAEASAFGCIDADDSGRIREFVEKPADPPGTPDDPEQTFVSMGNYIFTTKVLIDAIRADADDDHSDHDMGGDIIPRLVSDGMAAVYDFNNNEVPGATERDHGYWRDVGTLDAFYDAHMDLVSVHPVFNLYNKRWPIRGESENLAPAKFVNGGSAQESVVGAGSIISAASVRNSVLSSNVVIDDGAIVEGSVLMPGVRIGRGAVVRHAILDKNVVVGPGEMVGVDLDKDRERFAISAGGVVAVGKGVWI, from the coding sequence ATGAGGGAGTTGCCACATGTGCTGGGCATCGTTCTGGCCGGGGGAGAGGGCAAACGGCTGTACCCGTTGACGGCCGACCGTGCCAAGCCGGCAGTTCCCTTCGGCGGTGCCTACCGGCTGATCGACTTCGTGCTGTCGAACCTCGTGAACGCCCGCTACCTCCGGATCTGCGTTCTGACGCAATACAAGTCGCATTCACTGGACCGTCACATCAGCCAGAACTGGCGATTGTCGGGCCTGGCCGGTGAGTACATCACCCCGGTGCCTGCGCAGCAGCGGCTCGGGCCCCGCTGGTACACCGGATCGGCGGATGCGATCTACCAGTCGCTCAACCTGATCTACGACGAAGACCCGGACTACATCATCATCTTCGGCGCCGACCACGTGTACCGCATGGATCCCGAGCAGATGCTGCGGTTCCACATCGACAGCGGAGCCGGGGCGACCGTCGCCGGGATCCGGGTGCCGCGTGCGGAGGCCAGCGCGTTCGGCTGCATCGACGCCGACGATTCCGGGCGCATCAGGGAATTCGTGGAGAAGCCCGCGGACCCGCCCGGCACACCCGACGATCCTGAGCAGACCTTCGTGTCGATGGGCAACTACATCTTCACCACCAAGGTGCTCATCGACGCGATCCGTGCCGACGCCGACGACGACCACTCCGATCACGACATGGGCGGCGACATCATTCCGCGGCTGGTGTCCGACGGGATGGCTGCGGTGTACGACTTCAACAACAACGAGGTGCCCGGCGCCACCGAGCGCGACCACGGCTACTGGCGCGATGTCGGAACCCTCGACGCGTTCTACGACGCACACATGGACCTGGTGTCGGTGCACCCGGTGTTCAACCTCTACAACAAGCGCTGGCCCATCCGCGGCGAGTCGGAGAATCTGGCCCCGGCCAAGTTCGTCAACGGCGGTTCGGCGCAGGAGTCGGTGGTGGGCGCCGGGAGCATCATTTCGGCTGCCTCGGTGCGTAATTCGGTGTTGTCCTCCAACGTGGTGATCGACGACGGCGCCATCGTGGAGGGCAGCGTGCTGATGCCCGGGGTGCGGATCGGCCGCGGCGCGGTGGTGCGCCACGCGATCCTGGACAAGAACGTGGTGGTCGGTCCCGGCGAGATGGTCGGCGTGGATCTCGACAAGGACCGGGAGCGGTTCGCGATCAGCGCGGGCGGCGTGGTCGCCGTCGGCAAGGGTGTCTGGATCTGA
- a CDS encoding ABC transporter permease, giving the protein MTTATASTSPFTGTATLLRLALRRDRVRLGVWLAVLTLMMVYAPNAIQLAYPGEEQRLARVNLLKTPAGMMLGGPMFGVNETDLGVMMANELTLTLTIATSILAILTVIRHTRAEEESGSAELVLSSVVGRYARTAAALILVGGLNAVLALTMTVAMASTGFAVIDTAAMCLGITGVAMVFGAVAAVTAQLWRQARTASGAAMATLAVAALVRGVGDVVDYSGSALSWFSPIAWAQQMRPFVDLRWWPFAMLVVLAIALMAVAAVLERRRQYDAGTIASAGEKPDAPTITGPLRLHLTLQRGQTIGWAVGLFAAGLVFGSMTKALLDAAATNEVIGRVLTATGNDGVYTTMTQFLAAAATGYVASVVLRVYTDEQNGLGEPVLAGAVSRPRWLLGAVGSALAGATILMLCAGLGNGLGAGLTLGDPGTIIRLTLAALAYLPALAVVASIAALAVALRAPWIAWLTVTFVITALYLGALLRLPRWLIELSPVGQTTVPSDFPALALAVMLVTATALAAVAGWIYRNRDAV; this is encoded by the coding sequence ATGACAACGGCCACCGCATCCACGTCGCCGTTCACCGGTACCGCAACGCTGTTGCGGCTGGCGCTGCGCCGCGACCGGGTACGCCTGGGCGTCTGGCTCGCCGTGCTGACGTTGATGATGGTGTACGCCCCGAACGCAATTCAGTTGGCCTATCCGGGTGAAGAACAGCGACTGGCCCGGGTCAACCTCCTCAAGACCCCGGCCGGGATGATGCTCGGCGGCCCGATGTTCGGCGTCAACGAGACCGACCTCGGCGTGATGATGGCCAACGAGCTGACCCTCACACTGACCATCGCGACGTCGATCCTGGCCATTCTCACCGTGATTCGTCATACCCGGGCCGAAGAGGAGAGCGGCAGCGCCGAGCTGGTGCTGTCCTCGGTGGTGGGCCGCTACGCCCGCACCGCGGCGGCCCTGATCCTGGTCGGCGGTCTCAACGCGGTCCTCGCACTCACCATGACCGTGGCGATGGCCTCCACCGGTTTCGCGGTGATCGACACCGCCGCCATGTGTCTGGGTATCACGGGGGTGGCCATGGTGTTCGGTGCGGTTGCCGCGGTGACCGCGCAGTTGTGGCGGCAGGCCCGCACCGCCTCGGGCGCGGCCATGGCGACATTGGCGGTGGCGGCTCTGGTGCGGGGTGTCGGCGACGTGGTCGACTACTCGGGCAGCGCCCTGAGCTGGTTCTCCCCGATCGCCTGGGCGCAGCAGATGCGGCCGTTCGTCGACCTGCGCTGGTGGCCGTTCGCCATGTTGGTCGTTCTGGCCATCGCGTTGATGGCCGTGGCTGCGGTCCTGGAGCGCCGCCGTCAGTACGACGCAGGCACCATCGCATCGGCGGGCGAGAAGCCCGACGCACCCACCATCACCGGCCCGCTGCGCCTGCACCTCACGCTGCAACGGGGCCAGACGATCGGCTGGGCGGTCGGATTGTTCGCGGCCGGGCTGGTTTTCGGCTCGATGACCAAGGCACTGCTGGACGCGGCGGCGACCAACGAGGTGATCGGCCGGGTGCTGACCGCGACGGGCAACGACGGCGTCTACACCACCATGACCCAGTTCCTGGCGGCGGCGGCCACCGGCTACGTCGCATCGGTGGTGCTGCGGGTGTACACCGACGAGCAGAACGGTCTGGGCGAGCCGGTGCTGGCCGGCGCGGTGTCGCGTCCGCGCTGGCTGCTGGGCGCGGTTGGCAGTGCGCTGGCCGGCGCGACGATCCTGATGTTGTGCGCCGGGCTGGGCAATGGGCTGGGCGCCGGACTGACACTGGGAGACCCGGGCACGATCATTCGGCTCACCCTGGCGGCCCTGGCCTATCTGCCCGCCCTCGCCGTAGTGGCGTCGATCGCAGCACTGGCCGTGGCGCTGCGTGCACCGTGGATCGCTTGGCTGACAGTGACATTCGTGATCACCGCGTTGTACCTCGGGGCGCTGCTGCGGCTGCCGCGCTGGCTCATCGAGCTGTCGCCCGTGGGACAGACCACCGTGCCGAGCGATTTCCCTGCCCTGGCTCTGGCCGTAATGCTCGTCACCGCAACGGCTCTGGCGGCTGTTGCGGGCTGGATCTATCGCAACCGCGACGCGGTGTGA
- a CDS encoding TetR family transcriptional regulator, whose product MRSTTELRDEILAAARAEFARYGLAGARIDRIAKAAHASKERLYAHFGDKETLFREVFAADGAEFFRSVSLRPEDVPEFVGDIFDLACRRPEHLRMITWAQLEGFTLDEPATDGPSPHAQAVAAIAAAQAGGHVDPGWDSTELIVLLFGIGLAWAHLPSREAVTDDPDVIASRRAAAVEAAARVVAHQR is encoded by the coding sequence GTGAGAAGCACGACGGAGCTGCGCGACGAGATCCTCGCCGCGGCGCGGGCCGAATTCGCCCGGTACGGATTGGCCGGGGCCCGGATCGACCGCATCGCCAAAGCCGCACACGCCAGCAAGGAACGCCTCTACGCCCACTTCGGCGACAAGGAGACCCTGTTCCGCGAGGTGTTCGCCGCCGACGGGGCCGAGTTCTTCCGGTCGGTCTCGCTGCGGCCCGAGGACGTGCCCGAGTTCGTCGGCGACATCTTCGATCTGGCCTGCCGCCGGCCAGAGCATCTCCGCATGATCACCTGGGCTCAGCTGGAGGGGTTCACCCTCGACGAACCTGCGACCGACGGTCCGTCACCACATGCCCAGGCGGTCGCCGCGATAGCAGCCGCCCAGGCCGGCGGCCATGTCGACCCGGGCTGGGATTCGACAGAGCTGATCGTGCTGCTGTTCGGCATCGGACTGGCCTGGGCGCATTTGCCGAGCCGCGAAGCGGTCACCGATGACCCGGACGTCATTGCCTCCCGCCGCGCGGCGGCCGTCGAAGCCGCTGCCCGCGTCGTGGCTCACCAGAGGTAG